The genome window ATAATGGCAAGCAGATCAACGCCATATTTACCACTACGGATAGTTTTTATCATGCCAATAAACATTGAAAAAGCAACAATTGCGCCGACGACAGTAACTAGAATTTGAGCAAAAAGTTGTAAATGAAATCCAAATTGGAGCACGACTGCGATTGCTGCAATTACTAGGATAATGATTAATTTTTGTTTATTAGATAGTTTTTTCATAATACCCCCGCTTAGTCCTCATACTTTCTACAATTTAATTATAGGATTTTTATGCAATGATATAATAAAAAATTAGAAATATTAAGGAAACTGGTGAAAAAGAATGCAAAATGGACAATCTTATCAACGTATTTTTGTAGTGATAATTGATTCATTAGGGATTGGAGCAACGGCTGATGCCAATCATTTTGAGAGTTTAGGGGCTGACACGCTAGGACACCTTGGGGAACATTTTCGCGTACGGCTACAACTACCGACTTTTCAGAAAATGGGTCTTGGCAACTTGCACCCGATTATGGGGATGCCTTCGCTTGAAAATCTTCACGCTGTTTATGGTCAAATGAGTTCAATTTCAACGGGTCTGAGTGATCGGGAGAGCCAGTGGGAGATGATGGGCTTGGCAACGACCGCTGAACCTGACGTTTTTATTGATGGTGTGCCGTTGGAAATAGCGATTAATTTTGCGCGAAAAGCAAAGCGCCCTCTTTTAAGCAATTCCTTAATGAATATCCGTACTGCGTTGAAAGATTATGGCCTTGAACAATTGACAACAGGTGGTCTGCTAGTAGCGACGGCTAGTTCTTCGAGTGTTTGGTTAATTGCGCATGAACAGACTATTTCAGTTGGCGAATTAAAAGAAGATTGTCAGATTTTGCGAAAAATGTTGGATAATTCCCCATATACTATCGAAAATGTGAATGGTCTTCTTTTTAGCGGGAACCAGGCGGCTAATTTTTATCCCCAAGAACTTTATAAATTTCCTTTAGCTCCAGCAAGTCCAACGGTTATTGATTGTCTCTTGGAAGAGGGTTATGCTGTGAAGTTAATCGGGAAAAGTACCCAGTTCTTTGGTTTGGACCATAATGAAATAACCGGGAATAATCAAGAGAGCTTTGTTCAGTTGAAAGAACTGATCGAGAAAAAGTTTACGGGTGTTTGTATAGCAGAAGTGGGGGAGATAGAGCAATTTGGTAAAGCGCGTAATCCTGAAGGCTTTGGAACGGAATTGATGCGAATTGACCACGAACTTACAAAAATTATCGATAAACTACAAGATGATGATTTACTGATTGTGACAGGGAACTTTGGGAATGACCCTACTTATCCTGGCGAAAAACATACTCGTGAATATGTGCCGTTACTTGTAACATCACCACAGATAAAACCAAATATTTCGCTCGGTGGCAGAAGTTTTAGCGATATTGGGGCAACAATTCTTGATAATTATGATTTAGGAGATAAGTTGCCAGTTGGTAATAGTTTTTTAAGAGAATTATTTTCTGCATATTGATAAAAGAGGATGGAAAAATTCTGATTTTCCGTCCTCTTTTATTGTGACTATATTAACGATGAAATTTATAGTAAATAGCAATTCCCATAATCAAAAGAAGGACAAGGGCAGCAAGACGCGGGTTTGTTTTAAATAACTCGTGCATTGCATGAATTTGTCCAATACCAAGGGGAAGAGTAAACATAGAAAAGACACCCTTTCAAAATTTACTTAAGAGCTTAGTAGTTTTTTATAAGGAATTCTTTCATATCTGTTGGTTGATGTCCAGTGATATGCGCAAAGTCGTCAGTAACTTGGTCCATCAAGCCCATTGCAGCTGCTTGGTACATAGAAGCGAGTTCGTTTCCGTCACCCTCAGCAGCGTAAATTTCAGCAAATCTTTTTACGGTAACGGGGTCATAACCAATTTCTTCACCCGTAACATTAGTCATAATATAACTAAGTTCTGACATTGTATAATTTTTGCTCATGGTAAGGAGATAATTTTGTCCCTTGTCTCGCAAGTATGGCTTGACTGCTACATTGGCGATGGCTTCAGCACTATCTTGGCGGGAAATAAAACTCATTGCCTGGTCACCAACCGGGTAAATGATGTTGTGGCGTTCAATTAATTCTGGAAGGTAAGGGACTAGTGGGTCTGCATACAATGAATTCTTAACAACAGCGTATTTAAGGCCGGAACTGGCAAGCCGTGCTGGTAAGTATGCATAGTAACCAGCCATTTGGAAAGGATTGT of Limosilactobacillus reuteri subsp. reuteri contains these proteins:
- a CDS encoding phosphopentomutase; its protein translation is MQNGQSYQRIFVVIIDSLGIGATADANHFESLGADTLGHLGEHFRVRLQLPTFQKMGLGNLHPIMGMPSLENLHAVYGQMSSISTGLSDRESQWEMMGLATTAEPDVFIDGVPLEIAINFARKAKRPLLSNSLMNIRTALKDYGLEQLTTGGLLVATASSSSVWLIAHEQTISVGELKEDCQILRKMLDNSPYTIENVNGLLFSGNQAANFYPQELYKFPLAPASPTVIDCLLEEGYAVKLIGKSTQFFGLDHNEITGNNQESFVQLKELIEKKFTGVCIAEVGEIEQFGKARNPEGFGTELMRIDHELTKIIDKLQDDDLLIVTGNFGNDPTYPGEKHTREYVPLLVTSPQIKPNISLGGRSFSDIGATILDNYDLGDKLPVGNSFLRELFSAY
- a CDS encoding NAD(P)H-binding protein, with amino-acid sequence MKYMVTGATGHLGQHVVKQLSKLTSPDNIRVGVHNPAKVSQFKDAGYEIAAIDYHDVAKMTAAFSGIDVVIYIPSITYLVKDRIDEFENSLTAIFKADVHNLVDVSFIADQYNNPFQMAGYYAYLPARLASSGLKYAVVKNSLYADPLVPYLPELIERHNIIYPVGDQAMSFISRQDSAEAIANVAVKPYLRDKGQNYLLTMSKNYTMSELSYIMTNVTGEEIGYDPVTVKRFAEIYAAEGDGNELASMYQAAAMGLMDQVTDDFAHITGHQPTDMKEFLIKNY